The DNA segment TTCCCTTTGTGATGGAAATCACCATACCTAGTAAATTTAAACTTGGGTTTTGTATATGTGGCCAATGGAATCCCTTTTCATTTTGAAAATAAAAAGATACAATTTGGTCCAAAGGATGGCCTGTATTGACTAAAATTTTTGGATTCGGAAGTTCAAATAAATAGGGAGAACCACCTAACCAAGTGATGATGGGTATTGAGGTCGGTAAATCAACTAAAAAATGATACAAAGTTCCTCTTCCAGAATCAAAGGAAAGAATATAATCGGGAACAATGGAATGTTCTAAAAGGTAACCAATTGAAGTATCACTAGCGAATAATGTGAATGTATGACGGTGTTTTTTGATCGATTCAATGTTATGTTCTAGACCTGGGCTTGCTCCTAAAAATAATACATTGCAGTTAGTTCCGCGAAAGGATTGAAACCAATGGATGGATTCTTTTGTTTCCTCGATGGTAACTTTGTTTTTTAAATAATTATGAGTCCATACTTTACGAAAGTGTTGGATTGTATTTTGATTTGTGTTTTGCGATTGAAACTGGGAAAGAAAGTTTTTCCGGCAATTTTCGATCAAATTTGGGAAATAACGCTCATAACTCGGTGTCACATACAAAGCCCATTTCACATTGATGGGTACTTTTTCGCGAGTAGAGAAAGCGAGTTTTTCTTTGATTTCGTTCCAATTTGGCGTAATGCCAGTGACAAGAACCAAAGTGAAACCATTCTCTTTTGCTTTTCCCGAAAGTTCTAATATTTCTGTTTGGAATGCGGGAAGTTCAAATACCTCAGGCAGTGGTTCCCAAACAATGGCAGCTGGTTGGCCCATAGGCGATAAAACAAGGGAACGAACAGAATGTAAGGCACCTAATCCCAGAATGATGGGAATGGAATCTGATTGGATTTGGTTTAAGAATCGTAAAGCCTCCTTTTCAGGGGAGACTTTTGAGTGTAAATAAAATTGATCGGGGGTTTGAAAGTTGTTGAGAAGGTTGTTTTGAAAGAGGGGAAGTAGAGGAATGGGGCTAACCTCTAATCCTCTTCTTCCTCATCTGAATCCTCTTCGTCATCAGAGTCGTCGTCGAAATCATCATCGTCATCATCCTCTTCTTCCTCTTCCGTATCATCACCGAATTCATCTTCATAACCATCTTCAAATTCTGGTTTTTTAGCTTCTTCTTCAGGGATAAAATCTTCTTCGATGTCTTCTTCTGCATGAGGAGCAAATGATGTTCCCGCAGTGGAAGTGACACCTGCAAGTTTGTCTTTTTCTGCTTGGAGGAGAGCTTTTTCTTCGGAAGAAAGGTATTTCCATTGCACTAAGTCGTTTGTGAGAGCATAGAGTGCTTGGACAGTGAGTTTACGATTTTTTAATTTTTTAGGAAGAGTGATTTTTTCGATTTTGTCGATCGCGCTGAAACCGGCCACACATGTTTCGTATTTTTTTTCCCGGCAAAGTTCTATTAAGGATACGATATCGAAGTCTTCTTTCTGTGATTGGCTCATTTTTTATAAATTCCTGGGGAAGAGAGTGGAACGTTAGACCAGAGTGGGGCATGCGGGTCATATGTCAAGGGAAAGTTCGAAAACGGACTTTACAGACGTTCTCCTAGTCCAAACCATGGGGATGGACCGTCCAAAATATGGGATTTATGAAGACCGCCCTCAGCTTATTGATTAGTTTATGTCTCATTACTTGCGCACCTGCGAAATCCTCCTACTTCGGAGAAACTTCGTTTGTTGGTGTGACCGCGGATGGGGAAGAAATCACCTTTGCAAACTTGGCAAAAGACCAAATTGCAATGAATGTGTATTCTCCAGACTGTGTGCCATGTTGGAAAGAAATTCCCGCATTGAATTTATTATACGCCGAGATCCAAAACAAATTCCCAACGAAAGCAATTTATATGGTCGTTGATCCATACCAAATTGTTCCTGATGTCACCGACGAACTTCCGTTTGGCCAAGTTTACCAATTGGCAAAAGAAAGAATGAAGGTTGAAATCAAAAATCGTAATATCCAAATCCCTATCATCTTTATGAAGAAACCTTTTCGAGTAAAGGAAGGTGGGCTTGTGACAGGAACACCCGAAACACTACTTTTCGAAACAAAACCATTGCGATTGTATTATAACTTCTTAGGTTCAATCTCGGAACTAACAACAAAAGAAACAATTGAGAAAGATCCTAAATTCAATTTCTTTCGTTACCAATTTGGAATGGAATCAATATGAGAGCTGTCATTATCAGATTCATTGATTGTGAAGGTCCTGGAATTTTAGAACCACTTTTACGACAAAAAGGATACCGAATTAGTTATCATAATGCTTATGATTCTCGTGTACATTTGATGCCAGAGATTCATTTGAATTTTGATTTGATTGTCATGTTAGGTGGTCCACAGTCAGTTGCCGATCCTGATAAACAGGAATTTTTTAAACCTTACTACGAAATTGTTGAAAATGTAGTCGCTTTACCCAATAAAAAATTAATTGGAGTTTGTTTGGGGTCTCAAATCATAGCACGAGCGTTAGGTGCAAATGTTAGGCCAGGAACAAAAGGCCCTGAGACTGGTTTTTCTGAGCTTCAACTTTTAAAACCAGAACATCCTATCTTTTCTGGAATTCAAAAAGAATCCATTATGGCATTTCATTTACATGAAGACATCTTTGATATTCCTGTAGGTGCCGATCATTTGCTTGCTAGTGAATTTTATGCAAACCAAATGTTTTCATACAAAAACAAAGTTTTCGCTTTCCAAACACATTTAGAGCCCACGTTGGGAATGTTACGGGTTTGGCAAAATGTCCATAAGGAGTTTATCTCCAAGGGCAGTGGAGATTTTTCTAACATCGATTTGAAACAGAAAATCATGGAAGAAGATGCCAAAATCATATTTAGCAATATTATAAATTTATAACGGACAAAACATGTTTCAAAAAATATTAACTATACTTTTCGGTAGCAAATACGAAAGAGATTTAAAAAGGCTCAATCCAATCGTAGAAGCAATTAATTCATTTGAAGTTACAATCAAAGCGATGGACGATGAAACACTTTCCTCTCAAACACTAAAGTTTAAAGAAAGATTGGCAAACGGGGAAACTCTTGATGATATTTTACCAGAAGCATTCGCGACTGTAAGAGAAGTTGCGTATCGTACGTTAGGTATGCGCCATTTCGATGTTCAGATGATGGGTGGTATTTCCTTACATTGGGGTAATATTTCTGAAATGAAAACTGGTGAAGGTAAAACTTTAACATCTACACTTCCTATTTATCTCAATTCACTTTCAGGTGAAGGAGTTCACGTAGTTACAGTTAACGACTATTTGGCGAAAAGGGATGCGAATTGGATGCGTCCTGTTTTTGAATTTTTAAAAGTATCTGTTGGTGTCATTCAGCATGATATGGATCACGAGGAACGTAAAGTAGCCTACAATTCGGATATTACATACGGAACAAACAACGAATTTGGTTTTGATTATTTACGAGATAACATGGTAAGTTACAAAGAACACCGTGTCCAAAGACAACATAACTTTGCCATTGTGGATGAGGTTGACTCTATCCTAATTGATGAAGCAAGGACTCCTCTCATCATTTCAGGTCCAGCAGAAGAATCCACTGACAAATATCTAAAAGTAAATAAAATCATTCCTAAGTTAATCGAAGGAGAAGACTTCGAGATTGATGAAAAGGCAAAAAATGTAATTTTGTCAGAAGCAGGTGTTCATCATGTAGAAAACTTATTGGAAGTGGAAAACCTTTACCATGCTGAGAATATTGAGCTCGTTCACCACGTACAACAGGCTCTAAAAGCACATAAAATCTTTTTTAAAGACAAAGATTATGTAGTGCAAGATGGTGAAGTGATCATTGTTGATGAGTTTACAGGCCGACTTATGAAAGGAAGACGTTATTCTGATGGTTTGCATCAATCCTTGGAAGCAAAAGAAGGTGTTCCCATTGCACGTGAATCACAAACATTAGCATCCATTACCTTTCAAAATTATTTCCGCATTTATAAAAAACTAGCTGGTATGACAGGAACAGCTGATACTGAAGCCGAAGAATTTAAAAAAATTTATAACTTAGATGTCATTGTAATTCCTTCTAATTTAAAAATCCAACGTCAAGATTTACCTGACCGTGTATACAAAACGGAACGAGAAAAGTTTGACGCAGTCGTAAAAGACATCCAAGAAAAAGTTTCAAGGAAACAGCCGGTGTTAGTTGGAACAATTTCAATTGAAAAATCGGAAGTTTTATCTAAACTATTATTCTCACATGGAATCCAACACAACGTTTTAAATGCAAAACAACACGAAAGAGAATCAGAAATTGTAGCTAACGCTGGTAAACCAGGAGCCATCACAATTGCTACAAACATGGCAGGTCGGGGAACAGATATTGTTCTTGGTGGCGCACCTAAATACAAAGATGATTTAGAAAAATTAGATGATAAATGTGATTCATTAGGAATCAAAAACAAGAATGAATTAGAAGTAATCTATAGTTTTCGTGAATGTCTCATTAAACAAAAGTTTGATGAAGCAGAAGGAAAAATTGCGGACGTTCGAAATGAAACGATCAAAAAAGAATGTCTGAAAATTTTAACGGATGCAAAAAAATGGAAAGTAGATCATGATTTTGTAATTGGAGCAGGTGGACTTCATATCATCGGTTCCGAACGACATGAATCCAGAAGGATTG comes from the Leptospira ellinghausenii genome and includes:
- a CDS encoding 6-hydroxymethylpterin diphosphokinase MptE-like protein; amino-acid sequence: MGQPAAIVWEPLPEVFELPAFQTEILELSGKAKENGFTLVLVTGITPNWNEIKEKLAFSTREKVPINVKWALYVTPSYERYFPNLIENCRKNFLSQFQSQNTNQNTIQHFRKVWTHNYLKNKVTIEETKESIHWFQSFRGTNCNVLFLGASPGLEHNIESIKKHRHTFTLFASDTSIGYLLEHSIVPDYILSFDSGRGTLYHFLVDLPTSIPIITWLGGSPYLFELPNPKILVNTGHPLDQIVSFYFQNEKGFHWPHIQNPSLNLLGMVISITKGILNRNLVLSGVSFVSEFGKSHCGGTGYERYYLPQLHRKQSMESFTKRLYSGVRKGKNQLVWDELLSAKTTENIQNYSELTAFNTNKPFEQTVELNSFQGFPPRISDLAKWANQDQSGIIHSKTLNVWLRFSLG
- the secA gene encoding preprotein translocase subunit SecA produces the protein MFQKILTILFGSKYERDLKRLNPIVEAINSFEVTIKAMDDETLSSQTLKFKERLANGETLDDILPEAFATVREVAYRTLGMRHFDVQMMGGISLHWGNISEMKTGEGKTLTSTLPIYLNSLSGEGVHVVTVNDYLAKRDANWMRPVFEFLKVSVGVIQHDMDHEERKVAYNSDITYGTNNEFGFDYLRDNMVSYKEHRVQRQHNFAIVDEVDSILIDEARTPLIISGPAEESTDKYLKVNKIIPKLIEGEDFEIDEKAKNVILSEAGVHHVENLLEVENLYHAENIELVHHVQQALKAHKIFFKDKDYVVQDGEVIIVDEFTGRLMKGRRYSDGLHQSLEAKEGVPIARESQTLASITFQNYFRIYKKLAGMTGTADTEAEEFKKIYNLDVIVIPSNLKIQRQDLPDRVYKTEREKFDAVVKDIQEKVSRKQPVLVGTISIEKSEVLSKLLFSHGIQHNVLNAKQHERESEIVANAGKPGAITIATNMAGRGTDIVLGGAPKYKDDLEKLDDKCDSLGIKNKNELEVIYSFRECLIKQKFDEAEGKIADVRNETIKKECLKILTDAKKWKVDHDFVIGAGGLHIIGSERHESRRIDNQLRGRSGRQGDPGSSRFYLSLQDDLMRIFGSDRIARIMDTLKMPEGQELEHSMVSNAIARAQKRVEGHNFDIRKHLLEYDDVMNRQRIYIYGIRNELLDKGNMSKTIVDFFDEVVENQVILYCEGNNVDSWELDSLNEWLQSLGIDHTIEAKDFKKEPNPQLKVFEVVSKLVKELYEYKVSSIGDEIWRSIERNVFLDILDHRWKEHLYAMDHLKEGIWTVGYGEKNPLIEYKLQGFKMFDQLVENLKNEVVSFLLKIEVTDSDKKQDDSSPKEYKKIGQEQRAEVDMFGNELKSNKTKPQVSSTTSSGGGSERRSSRRNKR
- a CDS encoding DNA primase, coding for MSQSQKEDFDIVSLIELCREKKYETCVAGFSAIDKIEKITLPKKLKNRKLTVQALYALTNDLVQWKYLSSEEKALLQAEKDKLAGVTSTAGTSFAPHAEEDIEEDFIPEEEAKKPEFEDGYEDEFGDDTEEEEEDDDDDDFDDDSDDEEDSDEEEED
- a CDS encoding TlpA family protein disulfide reductase; this encodes MKTALSLLISLCLITCAPAKSSYFGETSFVGVTADGEEITFANLAKDQIAMNVYSPDCVPCWKEIPALNLLYAEIQNKFPTKAIYMVVDPYQIVPDVTDELPFGQVYQLAKERMKVEIKNRNIQIPIIFMKKPFRVKEGGLVTGTPETLLFETKPLRLYYNFLGSISELTTKETIEKDPKFNFFRYQFGMESI
- a CDS encoding type 1 glutamine amidotransferase, with amino-acid sequence MRAVIIRFIDCEGPGILEPLLRQKGYRISYHNAYDSRVHLMPEIHLNFDLIVMLGGPQSVADPDKQEFFKPYYEIVENVVALPNKKLIGVCLGSQIIARALGANVRPGTKGPETGFSELQLLKPEHPIFSGIQKESIMAFHLHEDIFDIPVGADHLLASEFYANQMFSYKNKVFAFQTHLEPTLGMLRVWQNVHKEFISKGSGDFSNIDLKQKIMEEDAKIIFSNIINL